A section of the Sulfurihydrogenibium sp. genome encodes:
- a CDS encoding ATP synthase subunit I — protein sequence MAIIIYTGLFILGFIAGLVYFWHMWKSIGTYGANKSKILSSMIFRAPVVIGAALLGYVVAKFEGIIAVLIGFTTFQIIFLIKKGSQLKKELEEEALKEENLEKTDSKD from the coding sequence ATGGCAATAATTATTTACACCGGATTATTTATTCTTGGTTTTATAGCGGGTCTTGTTTATTTTTGGCATATGTGGAAAAGCATTGGCACATATGGAGCTAATAAATCAAAAATACTTTCAAGTATGATTTTCAGGGCACCTGTTGTAATAGGGGCTGCTTTACTTGGTTATGTGGTAGCAAAGTTTGAAGGGATTATCGCAGTTTTGATAGGTTTTACTACCTTTCAGATCATCTTTTTGATTAAAAAAGGAAGTCAGCTTAAAAAAGAGTTAGAGGAAGAAGCTTTAAAAGAGGAAAATCTTGAAAAGACTGATAGTAAAGATTAA
- a CDS encoding YgaP-like transmembrane domain: protein MNPLRIQRIMMSIILITGLLLDLNGYDWGEYLIWFVAIMALIAGITGFCPSDFILKKITGKEITCKEA from the coding sequence ATGAATCCATTAAGAATACAAAGAATTATGATGTCAATAATCTTAATTACAGGATTATTGCTTGATTTAAATGGCTACGACTGGGGAGAGTATTTAATCTGGTTTGTGGCTATCATGGCTTTAATAGCTGGAATTACCGGCTTTTGTCCATCTGATTTTATCTTGAAAAAGATTACAGGAAAAGAAATAACTTGTAAAGAGGCTTAA
- the gatA gene encoding Asp-tRNA(Asn)/Glu-tRNA(Gln) amidotransferase subunit GatA, which produces MELWKKSLKELSDLVKSKEVKPSEIVEAFIERKNQVEPKIKAYVTALDDLALEEAKKRDQELTKLESIPDLFGLPIAIKDNISTKDIRTTCSSKMLENFVPVYDATVIERLKSQGYVITGKTNLDEFAMGSSTENSAFFPTRNPWDLERVPGGSSGGSAAVVASGMAPASLGSDTGGSIRQPAAFCGVVGLKPTYGRVSRYGLVAFASSLDQIGPFGRTVEDVAMIMNVIAGKDPKDSTSRSIPVPNYLESLNKDVKGLKIGLPKEFYTEDLNPQIKEIILNAVKQLEKEGMIIEEISLPYTKYAIETYYIIAPSEASSNLARFDGVRYGYRAKEYKNLEEMYSKTRDEGFGAEVKRRIMIGTYALSSGYYDAYYLKAQKVRTLIYQDYMNAFEKVDVIITPTTPDVAFKIGEKSNDPIQMYLSDIFTVSANMATVPALSIPCGFKDNLPVGMQIIGKPFDEETILQVAYRFQSLNDYRKRFPEV; this is translated from the coding sequence ATGGAATTATGGAAAAAATCTTTAAAAGAACTTTCAGACCTTGTCAAATCAAAAGAAGTTAAACCTTCTGAAATCGTTGAGGCTTTCATAGAAAGAAAAAACCAAGTAGAACCAAAGATTAAAGCTTACGTAACAGCTTTAGATGATTTAGCATTGGAAGAAGCAAAGAAAAGAGATCAAGAATTAACAAAGCTTGAAAGCATTCCAGACCTTTTTGGGCTGCCAATAGCAATAAAGGATAACATTTCTACAAAAGATATAAGAACAACATGTTCATCAAAAATGCTTGAAAACTTTGTTCCTGTTTATGATGCAACCGTTATTGAAAGATTGAAATCTCAAGGTTATGTAATCACAGGAAAAACTAACTTAGATGAGTTTGCAATGGGTTCTTCAACTGAAAACTCAGCATTTTTCCCAACAAGAAACCCATGGGATTTAGAAAGAGTTCCGGGTGGCTCATCCGGTGGGTCTGCTGCTGTTGTTGCATCAGGAATGGCTCCCGCATCTCTTGGGTCTGATACAGGTGGTTCAATCAGACAGCCTGCGGCATTTTGCGGAGTTGTAGGACTTAAACCTACATATGGAAGAGTATCAAGATACGGACTTGTTGCCTTTGCATCATCCTTAGACCAGATTGGACCATTTGGAAGAACGGTTGAAGATGTAGCAATGATAATGAACGTTATCGCCGGAAAAGACCCAAAAGATTCTACATCAAGAAGCATCCCGGTTCCAAACTACTTAGAAAGCTTAAACAAAGATGTGAAAGGTTTAAAAATAGGACTTCCAAAAGAGTTTTACACAGAAGATTTAAACCCACAAATAAAAGAGATAATCTTAAACGCTGTCAAACAGCTTGAAAAAGAAGGAATGATAATTGAAGAGATTTCTTTACCATATACGAAGTATGCGATAGAAACTTACTATATCATAGCTCCGTCAGAAGCATCGTCCAACTTGGCAAGGTTTGACGGTGTTAGATACGGATACAGAGCAAAAGAATATAAAAATCTTGAGGAGATGTATTCTAAAACAAGAGATGAAGGTTTTGGTGCAGAAGTAAAAAGAAGAATTATGATAGGAACTTATGCATTATCCTCCGGATATTACGATGCATATTACTTAAAAGCTCAAAAGGTTAGAACTTTAATCTACCAAGACTACATGAATGCTTTTGAAAAAGTTGATGTAATCATAACTCCAACAACGCCGGACGTAGCGTTTAAAATTGGAGAAAAATCAAACGACCCAATCCAGATGTATTTATCAGATATCTTTACAGTATCAGCCAACATGGCAACCGTTCCAGCATTAAGCATACCATGTGGATTTAAAGATAATCTGCCGGTAGGAATGCAGATAATCGGAAAGCCGTTTGATGAAGAGACCATATTACAGGTAGCTTACAGATTTCAATCTCTAAATGACTATCGTAAGAGATTTCCAGAAGTTTAG
- a CDS encoding TraR/DksA family transcriptional regulator, giving the protein MDKNKLQKFRRLLLKKRSQILERYLKKEETEKVLTEQSAEPRDLEEYANIAITEEILAQLSDVEIEILKAIDDALERIQNKTYGICEVCGKEIEEERLEAVPWTTLCIQHAKEQEPFQSTPDLRYKEYFDNLSVREKPASEEEAGEL; this is encoded by the coding sequence ATGGACAAAAATAAACTTCAAAAATTCAGAAGATTACTTTTAAAGAAAAGATCTCAAATTTTGGAAAGATATTTGAAAAAAGAAGAAACAGAAAAAGTATTAACAGAACAATCTGCTGAGCCAAGAGATTTGGAAGAGTATGCCAACATTGCCATTACTGAAGAAATTTTAGCCCAGTTGTCAGATGTAGAAATTGAGATATTAAAGGCTATAGATGATGCTCTTGAAAGAATACAAAATAAAACCTATGGAATATGTGAAGTTTGCGGAAAAGAAATTGAAGAAGAAAGGCTTGAAGCTGTTCCTTGGACAACTCTTTGCATCCAGCACGCAAAGGAACAAGAACCTTTCCAATCAACGCCAGATTTAAGATATAAAGAGTATTTTGATAATTTATCTGTAAGAGAAAAACCAGCATCAGAAGAAGAGGCAGGAGAGTTATGA
- a CDS encoding phosphate-starvation-inducible PsiE family protein, with translation MKRLIVKIKRNIVDKITNIDAPLINFLENFDRLIHLFLAIVIVFTSLAIFMWFLHDAYELFEKIAMFKKNISSSALKLFGTAILLWPLSALLRAEIKLLKGEQISLNIFVDTAIASTVRSFLVSTEEGKSLTETYYLIIALIVFAIVRLIVAYTEKISASNSRNKEQQ, from the coding sequence TTGAAAAGACTGATAGTAAAGATTAAAAGAAATATAGTTGATAAAATAACTAATATAGATGCTCCACTTATAAACTTTCTTGAAAACTTCGACAGGTTAATTCATCTGTTTTTAGCAATTGTTATAGTTTTTACTTCTCTTGCCATTTTTATGTGGTTTTTACATGATGCTTATGAGCTGTTTGAAAAAATAGCAATGTTTAAGAAAAATATAAGTTCAAGTGCTTTAAAACTTTTTGGTACTGCAATACTTTTATGGCCATTATCAGCATTACTAAGGGCCGAGATAAAATTACTAAAGGGAGAGCAAATATCGTTAAACATTTTTGTAGACACTGCGATTGCTTCAACTGTAAGGAGCTTTCTTGTATCTACTGAGGAGGGAAAATCATTAACTGAAACTTACTATTTAATTATTGCATTAATAGTGTTTGCAATAGTAAGATTAATAGTAGCTTATACAGAGAAAATTTCAGCATCTAATTCAAGAAATAAGGAACAGCAATGA
- a CDS encoding helicase-related protein, which translates to MNNTDLTFITNLHGQTLKDRFNALIKDTRFFDVLVGYFYVSGFYAIYKSLENTEKIRILIGISTTKQTFELIEKRRGLSQQEAKELVEEEIIKEFEDSEDKKEVEEGILKFVEWISTGKLEIRAYPERNLHAKLYIMTFKEGDRDVGRVITGLSNFTQKGLVENLEFNVELKNRSDYEYAKKKFEELWEKSVEVSEKFAQTIKNKTFINDSITPYELYLKFLYEYFKEELDNTQNLDNSYLPENFKNLEYQRQAVLNAKKIIEEHGGVFISDVVGLGKTYMTAMLVSQLGGNTMVIAPPSLLSRSNPGSWENVLRDFHVPFKAISIGKLEEALEEIEFREYKNIIIDESHRFRNESTITYEKLAEICRGKRVILVSATPYNNSPKDILAQIKLFQNPRKSTIPGILDLESFFKKLEDRLKKAKKSQDPEKFVEESKEVAREIRDKVLKYIMIRRTRKDIETYFKEDLEKNNLKFPQVNDPIPVLYQLNEKEDNAFMKTVELVAKHLTYARYTPLLYLKSQINILEKQSQKNMASFMKVLLVKRLESSFYAFNKTLDRFIKSYEGMLNAINQKEKVYISKKFSDKILEFLESDNDEEIEKLLNEGKAEEYDIHDFTESFIEDLKKDLNILKQIKSLWQDIERDPKLDILIQELKNNPILKDKKIIIFTESKETAEYLTENLNKIFDNKVILFHGGSSEEIRDKIIENFDNRSRVKKDDYRILVTTDVLSEGVNLHRSNIIINYDIPWNPTKIIQRVGRVNRLDTKFDEIYVYNFFPTAQVEDQIKLKQIARSKVEAFLNLLGGDAAILTEGESVKSYELFDKLTSKNFLTDEDFEESELKYYRIIEKIRDENPDLFDKIKQLPKKARAGKKVENITNTLLTFFRKGKLMKFYLSDKNITQELDFLTAVKLFECDESQQKINIPTEEFYNLLEKNKEAFINATYEEEFIHHKPGKDSSKELLKHIKAIFKDRKKLTEEQEKYIDLITERIEEGALPKKTVQKALKAIKDVEDPLKAISILQNEIPKNLVYKQHLGVILNQGHKREVILSLYLGA; encoded by the coding sequence ATGAATAACACAGACTTAACTTTTATTACTAACCTACACGGACAGACTTTAAAAGATAGATTTAATGCTCTGATTAAAGATACGAGATTTTTTGATGTATTGGTTGGTTATTTCTACGTTAGTGGTTTTTATGCTATTTATAAATCTTTGGAAAATACAGAAAAAATAAGAATTTTAATTGGTATATCTACTACCAAACAAACATTTGAATTGATTGAAAAAAGAAGAGGTCTATCTCAGCAAGAAGCTAAGGAGTTAGTAGAAGAAGAAATAATCAAAGAGTTTGAAGACTCTGAAGATAAAAAAGAAGTAGAGGAAGGGATTTTAAAGTTTGTTGAGTGGATATCAACAGGAAAGTTGGAAATCAGGGCATATCCTGAAAGAAATTTACACGCAAAATTATACATAATGACCTTTAAAGAAGGCGATCGGGATGTTGGCAGAGTTATTACAGGTTTAAGTAATTTTACACAAAAAGGTTTAGTAGAAAATTTAGAGTTTAACGTAGAGCTTAAAAATAGAAGTGATTACGAATATGCGAAGAAAAAGTTTGAAGAGCTTTGGGAAAAATCAGTAGAAGTTAGTGAAAAGTTTGCCCAAACCATAAAAAACAAAACCTTTATAAACGATTCTATAACTCCTTATGAGTTGTATCTAAAATTTTTGTATGAGTATTTTAAAGAAGAGTTAGATAATACTCAGAATTTAGATAATTCTTATTTACCTGAAAATTTTAAAAATCTTGAATACCAAAGACAAGCTGTTTTAAATGCAAAAAAAATAATAGAAGAGCATGGAGGCGTTTTTATCTCTGATGTCGTAGGTCTTGGAAAGACCTATATGACTGCTATGTTAGTTTCACAGCTTGGTGGTAATACTATGGTTATAGCACCACCATCTCTTTTAAGCAGAAGCAACCCGGGTTCTTGGGAAAACGTTTTGAGAGATTTTCATGTTCCTTTTAAAGCAATATCCATAGGAAAGCTTGAAGAGGCATTAGAAGAGATAGAGTTTAGAGAGTATAAAAACATCATCATTGATGAATCGCACAGATTTAGAAATGAATCTACAATTACATACGAAAAATTAGCTGAAATCTGCAGAGGAAAAAGAGTTATACTTGTTTCAGCAACTCCTTACAACAACTCACCAAAAGATATTTTAGCACAGATAAAGCTATTTCAAAATCCAAGAAAAAGTACAATACCCGGCATTTTAGATTTAGAAAGCTTTTTTAAAAAGCTTGAAGATAGACTAAAAAAAGCAAAAAAGAGCCAAGACCCGGAAAAGTTTGTAGAAGAATCTAAAGAAGTGGCAAGAGAGATAAGAGATAAAGTTTTAAAGTACATAATGATAAGAAGAACAAGAAAGGATATAGAAACTTACTTTAAAGAAGACCTTGAAAAAAACAATCTAAAGTTTCCCCAGGTAAACGACCCTATCCCAGTTTTATACCAGTTAAACGAAAAAGAAGACAACGCATTTATGAAGACTGTTGAACTTGTTGCCAAACATTTAACCTATGCAAGGTACACACCTTTACTTTATTTAAAATCTCAAATAAATATCTTAGAAAAACAATCTCAAAAAAATATGGCATCTTTTATGAAAGTCCTTCTTGTAAAAAGATTGGAAAGCAGTTTTTATGCTTTCAATAAAACCTTAGATAGATTTATAAAGTCATACGAAGGCATGCTAAATGCCATAAATCAAAAAGAAAAAGTTTATATAAGCAAAAAATTTTCAGACAAAATTTTAGAATTCTTAGAGAGTGATAACGATGAAGAGATTGAAAAATTACTCAATGAAGGCAAAGCAGAAGAGTATGATATACATGATTTTACAGAAAGCTTTATAGAGGACCTAAAAAAAGATTTGAATATCTTAAAACAGATAAAATCTCTTTGGCAGGATATAGAAAGAGACCCTAAGTTAGATATTTTAATCCAAGAATTGAAAAATAACCCAATTTTAAAAGACAAAAAGATAATTATTTTTACAGAGTCAAAAGAAACTGCAGAATACCTAACAGAAAACTTAAACAAAATATTTGATAATAAAGTTATTTTATTTCATGGCGGGTCTTCTGAAGAGATTAGAGATAAAATCATTGAAAACTTTGACAACAGGTCAAGAGTGAAGAAAGATGATTATAGAATTTTAGTAACAACTGATGTACTGTCAGAAGGTGTAAACCTTCACAGGTCAAACATCATTATAAACTATGATATACCATGGAATCCAACGAAGATTATTCAAAGGGTTGGAAGGGTTAATAGGTTAGATACAAAGTTTGATGAGATTTATGTGTATAACTTCTTTCCAACTGCCCAGGTAGAAGACCAGATAAAATTAAAGCAAATAGCCCGCTCTAAGGTAGAAGCCTTCTTAAACCTGCTTGGCGGTGATGCTGCAATCCTAACAGAAGGGGAGTCTGTAAAATCTTATGAGCTTTTTGACAAATTAACATCAAAAAATTTCTTAACAGATGAAGACTTTGAAGAGAGTGAGCTTAAATATTACAGAATAATAGAAAAAATAAGAGATGAAAACCCGGACTTATTTGACAAAATTAAACAACTTCCAAAGAAAGCAAGAGCAGGGAAAAAAGTAGAAAATATAACCAACACACTTTTAACCTTTTTCAGAAAAGGAAAGTTGATGAAGTTTTATCTATCAGATAAAAATATAACGCAGGAATTAGACTTTTTAACTGCTGTCAAGCTTTTTGAATGTGATGAAAGCCAGCAAAAAATAAACATTCCAACAGAAGAGTTTTATAACCTTCTTGAAAAGAATAAAGAGGCATTTATCAACGCAACTTATGAAGAAGAGTTTATTCATCATAAACCGGGTAAAGACAGCAGTAAAGAGCTATTAAAACATATAAAAGCTATTTTTAAAGACAGGAAAAAACTAACAGAAGAGCAAGAAAAGTATATAGATTTAATAACTGAAAGAATTGAAGAAGGAGCTTTACCGAAAAAGACGGTTCAAAAAGCTCTAAAAGCTATAAAAGATGTTGAAGACCCATTAAAAGCAATATCTATACTACAAAATGAAATACCAAAAAATTTAGTTTATAAACAACATTTAGGCGTAATACTAAATCAAGGTCATAAAAGAGAGGTTATACTATCACTGTATTTAGGAGCTTAA
- a CDS encoding Eco57I restriction-modification methylase domain-containing protein — MIELEHKYYRESNSKEKLKIKEEIDRLINEISNGNSEFDFRVYFAEVFQDPNKNGFDIVIGNPPYVSTKGVDEKLKKVLEKIYGFSDDLYNHFYFKGIEILRENGILAFISSKTFWTIQTKKNLRKLILDNKLLQLVDTANPFESAMVDTCITIVQKTKVEDYEILFIDARNGLDKKEVYKVKDEIYKNVANNVFFVPTEFNLRIYEKLGKKVKELLDKWWQFISDSKKLNKYKRFLDEYRNSLKAGDITLLGLITEGGQGLATGNNGKYIGVLEGTKWAEKVKKERPEKLWNFIKTQNPKELSNLKSKKDVEDYLNSLTEKEIRKLFDGLKEKYGRDIFGQGWLYRIVSKDEIADVDSLSDDEKLNGIDGDKTFVPYDKGDKDGNRWWAPTPYYIDWSRENVRFLKENSGKKGEGMPVVRNQQFYFKEGFCWNNVTGTKIVCRIKEKSVHSTEAMTFISLMPKMISDKYLICLMNSSFFGLYKNTFLNITVHLTTGDAKEFPIIIPTPEQLKEFEFIFDRAKRIQEEKFSGKITEKEAEERLEEIQKELDEKVLKLYGLE, encoded by the coding sequence TTGATAGAATTGGAACATAAATATTATAGAGAGTCAAATTCAAAAGAAAAATTAAAGATAAAAGAAGAAATTGATCGGCTAATTAATGAAATCTCTAATGGGAATAGTGAGTTCGATTTTAGAGTTTATTTTGCAGAGGTATTTCAAGATCCAAATAAAAATGGTTTTGATATTGTGATTGGTAATCCACCGTATGTATCTACAAAGGGCGTTGATGAGAAGCTTAAGAAAGTCTTAGAAAAGATTTACGGTTTTTCTGATGACCTGTATAATCATTTTTACTTTAAAGGTATTGAAATTTTAAGAGAAAATGGAATTTTGGCGTTTATCTCATCTAAAACTTTTTGGACTATTCAGACAAAGAAAAATTTAAGAAAGCTAATTTTAGATAATAAACTTTTACAGTTGGTAGATACTGCAAATCCTTTTGAGAGTGCTATGGTAGATACTTGTATTACCATTGTTCAAAAAACAAAAGTTGAAGATTATGAAATACTTTTTATAGATGCAAGAAATGGATTGGATAAGAAAGAAGTTTATAAAGTTAAAGATGAAATTTATAAAAACGTTGCAAATAATGTATTTTTTGTGCCAACGGAGTTTAATTTAAGGATTTATGAAAAGCTTGGTAAAAAAGTTAAAGAATTGTTAGATAAATGGTGGCAATTTATATCTGATAGTAAAAAGCTCAATAAGTATAAAAGATTTCTTGATGAGTACAGAAATTCTTTAAAAGCAGGCGATATAACTTTGCTTGGATTGATTACAGAAGGTGGGCAAGGGCTTGCAACCGGTAATAACGGCAAATACATTGGTGTATTGGAAGGTACAAAATGGGCTGAAAAAGTTAAGAAGGAAAGACCTGAGAAGCTTTGGAATTTTATAAAAACTCAAAATCCAAAGGAGCTTAGCAATCTAAAATCTAAAAAAGATGTAGAGGATTATCTTAATAGTTTAACTGAAAAAGAGATTAGAAAGTTGTTTGATGGTTTAAAGGAAAAATACGGAAGGGATATTTTTGGACAAGGTTGGCTTTATAGGATTGTTAGTAAAGATGAGATAGCTGATGTGGATAGTTTGAGTGATGATGAAAAGTTAAACGGAATAGATGGAGACAAAACGTTTGTCCCGTATGATAAAGGAGATAAAGACGGCAATCGTTGGTGGGCTCCAACGCCGTATTATATAGATTGGAGCAGAGAGAATGTTAGGTTTTTAAAGGAAAATTCAGGAAAGAAAGGCGAGGGAATGCCAGTCGTTAGAAATCAGCAGTTTTATTTTAAAGAGGGTTTTTGTTGGAATAATGTTACTGGAACAAAAATAGTGTGCAGAATTAAAGAAAAATCCGTACATTCTACAGAGGCTATGACATTTATCTCATTAATGCCGAAAATGATTAGTGATAAATATCTTATATGTTTAATGAATTCATCTTTTTTTGGATTGTACAAAAATACTTTTTTAAATATAACGGTACATCTTACTACTGGTGATGCAAAAGAATTTCCTATAATAATTCCAACTCCCGAGCAATTAAAAGAATTTGAGTTTATCTTCGACAGAGCTAAGAGAATTCAGGAAGAAAAATTTTCTGGGAAAATAACTGAAAAGGAAGCCGAGGAAAGATTGGAAGAAATCCAAAAAGAACTTGACGAAAAAGTATTAAAGCTGTATGGCTTGGAGTGA
- a CDS encoding DNA repair exonuclease: MRFLHISDTHLGYQQYNIKERERDYFDVFQEAIDKAIEKNVDFIIHTGDFFHSSRPSNESILDGLYLIKKLKDHKIPMFVIPGNHDRGSGTRDRNALEILSEFGLRLLNNDFIEYNGVNIFGLKYISPIHFKRNVVLKDILYDLYEKATDKNNFNILMLHLEFASVFSSSELQTISDVPFEYDYVGIGHYHQRQEPIKEEGRYVVYPGSTEYTQFNEKSYVEKGCYLVEVGGKSIEKIEFVPLNARKFLSYSVDYSEIDKFLEDMEKDLNSLNLNKKPILSLNINTQENISNKDILRILESKNLAKEFLHIKIDVNRNKKDILDDTTSSNSESFSAVEKLKEVVDDEELRIKLEEIFKIAESYENVKDLEEFIKHHPEMFEI, encoded by the coding sequence ATGAGATTTTTACATATCTCTGATACCCACCTTGGGTATCAGCAGTACAATATTAAAGAGAGGGAAAGGGATTATTTTGACGTTTTCCAAGAAGCTATAGACAAAGCTATTGAGAAAAACGTTGATTTTATAATCCATACAGGTGATTTCTTTCATTCAAGCAGACCAAGTAATGAGTCTATCCTTGATGGATTGTATCTTATAAAGAAATTAAAAGACCACAAAATCCCTATGTTTGTAATTCCGGGCAACCATGACAGAGGTAGCGGAACAAGAGACAGAAACGCCTTAGAAATCTTATCTGAATTTGGTTTAAGACTTCTTAATAATGATTTTATAGAGTACAACGGAGTTAATATCTTTGGCTTAAAATATATCTCTCCAATCCATTTTAAAAGAAACGTTGTTCTAAAAGACATCCTTTATGACTTATACGAGAAAGCAACGGATAAAAACAATTTTAATATATTAATGCTACACTTAGAGTTTGCATCGGTTTTTAGCTCTAGCGAATTACAAACCATATCAGACGTACCGTTTGAGTATGACTATGTTGGCATTGGTCATTACCATCAAAGACAAGAACCAATAAAAGAAGAAGGTAGGTACGTTGTTTATCCTGGTTCTACTGAATACACACAGTTTAACGAAAAAAGCTATGTAGAAAAAGGCTGTTATTTAGTTGAAGTAGGCGGTAAAAGTATAGAAAAAATAGAGTTTGTTCCGTTAAACGCAAGAAAGTTTTTAAGCTACAGCGTAGATTACTCAGAAATTGATAAATTTTTAGAAGATATGGAAAAAGATTTAAACAGCTTAAATTTAAACAAAAAGCCAATATTAAGCTTGAATATAAACACACAAGAAAACATCTCGAACAAAGATATTTTAAGAATTTTAGAATCTAAAAACCTTGCCAAAGAATTTCTACACATTAAAATCGATGTAAATCGAAATAAAAAAGATATTTTAGATGATACAACTTCATCAAATTCTGAAAGCTTCTCGGCAGTAGAAAAGCTTAAAGAAGTTGTGGATGATGAAGAGTTAAGAATAAAATTAGAAGAAATTTTTAAAATAGCAGAATCTTACGAAAATGTAAAAGACTTAGAAGAGTTTATAAAACACCATCCAGAAATGTTTGAGATTTAA